One genomic region from Terriglobus aquaticus encodes:
- the ygfZ gene encoding CAF17-like 4Fe-4S cluster assembly/insertion protein YgfZ: MGALVPEATLTGTEGLRALRSGAGWTRLDDRGWIAVTGEDRVRWLNGMVTNSVQALQPGQGAYAFLLNAQGRIQGDATVWCEANRLLLETDLAQVKPMMELLDRFIIMDDVELEDLTGDMHGLLVAGPRSAELLAEAGLDVPRSEELTRTERQWDFSPVQVVRAYSPAVPRYEIWMSSAAAQKADVSAWMQGISPVGRESFELFRVVEGVPRFGVDIRDRDLPQETAQTRALHFSKGCYLGQEIVERIRSRGQVHRTFAQFVLEGDAPAAGTELLAEEKPVGVLTSVSAEPIDGATLALGGTTLALGYVRREAIERRLPLSYAGGTARVRLEALDGKAASNA, translated from the coding sequence ATGGGAGCGCTTGTGCCGGAGGCGACGCTGACAGGAACGGAAGGCTTGCGCGCACTGCGCTCTGGCGCGGGATGGACGCGGCTGGACGATCGCGGCTGGATCGCGGTGACGGGCGAGGACCGCGTGCGCTGGCTGAACGGCATGGTCACGAACAGCGTGCAGGCGCTGCAGCCAGGACAGGGCGCGTATGCGTTTCTGCTGAACGCGCAGGGACGCATCCAGGGCGATGCGACCGTCTGGTGCGAGGCGAACCGCCTCTTGCTGGAGACGGACCTTGCCCAGGTGAAGCCGATGATGGAGCTGCTGGACCGCTTCATCATCATGGACGACGTGGAGCTGGAGGACCTGACCGGGGACATGCATGGCTTGCTGGTCGCCGGGCCGCGGTCGGCGGAACTGCTGGCCGAGGCTGGGCTGGATGTGCCGCGCTCCGAGGAACTGACCCGGACGGAACGGCAGTGGGACTTTTCGCCGGTACAGGTTGTTCGGGCCTACAGCCCTGCTGTTCCACGCTATGAGATCTGGATGAGTTCTGCCGCAGCGCAGAAGGCTGACGTGAGCGCGTGGATGCAGGGCATCTCGCCAGTTGGGCGTGAGAGCTTTGAGCTGTTTCGGGTCGTGGAAGGTGTGCCGCGGTTTGGAGTGGACATCCGCGACAGGGACCTGCCGCAGGAGACGGCGCAGACGCGGGCGCTGCACTTCAGCAAAGGATGCTATCTGGGCCAGGAGATTGTGGAGCGCATCCGGTCGCGCGGGCAGGTGCACCGCACGTTTGCGCAGTTTGTGCTGGAGGGCGATGCGCCCGCTGCCGGGACCGAGCTGCTGGCCGAAGAGAAGCCGGTCGGAGTACTGACGAGCGTGAGTGCAGAGCCGATCGACGGAGCGACGCTTGCGCTGGGCGGAACGACACTTGCTCTGGGCTATGTGCGGCGCGAGGCAATCGAGCGCAGGCTGCCGCTGTCGTATGCAGGCGGAACCGCACGCGTGCGATTGGAAGCTCTGGACGGCAAGGCTGCATCCAACGCTTGA
- the ribF gene encoding riboflavin biosynthesis protein RibF: MSFVAQSEVSPSACAVFRSIDSVPEDFGPSVVTVGNFDGVHCGHRRVIGEVVARARALQAKAVLVTLDPHPAVILRPDQAPKLITPTPEKLRLLLQTGLDAVLVIPFTAELARTSAREFAATVLRDRLRAVEVYEGENFRFGYQAEADIAGLSELGREFGFRVEAFQPVKIARGVVSSSRIRQAIAAGDLTTARHLLGRSFAVQSTPARGRGYGTQYAVPTVNLATYEDLLPANGVYVTEMRIGTGEEVVTFESVTNVGNRPTFGPDSFAVESFLFRFRPIALGESTPVRLTFLKRLREERKWPSPEALKAQIGRDVARAERWFALRRALGGASQG, translated from the coding sequence ATGAGCTTTGTAGCGCAAAGTGAGGTTTCTCCGTCAGCGTGCGCGGTCTTCCGCAGCATCGATTCGGTGCCTGAAGATTTCGGTCCGAGCGTTGTGACGGTGGGTAATTTCGATGGGGTGCACTGCGGCCATCGTCGCGTGATCGGCGAAGTCGTCGCGCGCGCCCGGGCGCTGCAGGCGAAGGCTGTGCTGGTCACGCTGGACCCGCACCCTGCCGTGATCCTTCGGCCCGATCAAGCGCCGAAGCTGATTACGCCGACGCCGGAGAAGCTGCGGTTGCTGTTGCAGACCGGGCTGGATGCGGTGCTGGTGATTCCCTTCACTGCCGAGCTGGCGCGTACCAGCGCGCGGGAGTTCGCCGCGACCGTGCTGCGCGATCGGTTGCGCGCCGTGGAAGTGTACGAGGGCGAGAACTTCCGTTTCGGCTACCAGGCCGAGGCCGATATCGCAGGCCTGAGCGAACTTGGGCGAGAGTTCGGATTTCGCGTGGAGGCGTTCCAACCGGTCAAGATCGCGCGTGGCGTGGTTTCGTCGTCGCGCATTCGACAGGCGATTGCCGCGGGCGACCTGACCACGGCCAGGCACCTGCTGGGGCGAAGCTTTGCGGTGCAAAGTACGCCAGCGCGCGGCCGCGGGTACGGCACCCAGTACGCCGTTCCCACCGTGAACCTGGCAACGTACGAAGACCTGCTGCCAGCGAACGGTGTGTACGTGACCGAGATGCGTATCGGCACGGGCGAGGAAGTAGTGACGTTTGAGAGCGTCACGAATGTTGGGAACCGGCCGACGTTCGGACCGGACAGCTTTGCGGTGGAAAGCTTCCTCTTCCGGTTTCGCCCGATCGCACTTGGGGAAAGCACGCCGGTTCGGCTCACATTTCTGAAGCGGTTACGGGAAGAGCGCAAGTGGCCCTCGCCCGAGGCTCTGAAGGCACAGATCGGCCGGGATGTGGCGCGAGCCGAGCGATGGTTCGCGCTGCGGCGGGCGCTCGGCGGAGCTTCGCAGGGGTAG
- a CDS encoding MBL fold metallo-hydrolase: MGTLNAKLTFLGTGTSMGVPTLGCDCAVCTSADVRNVRTRSSIALEYAGRVVLIDTGPDFRQQMLRSGLRQVDAVLYTHGHADHVLGFDDLRPLTFGRGGPVPVYADDPTADVLERVFEYTFRKVDKYPTSAKVALHRLSAEPGTAVSLFGASFERIPMIHGRNSIGGYRFGQAAYLTDMSDLPEASFDRLHGLDVVVLDALRREPHPSHSHLENSVRIAEKIGARRTFFTHIAHELDHAEVAAELPPHIQPAYDGLQLEFVIA; the protein is encoded by the coding sequence ATGGGAACGTTGAACGCGAAGCTTACCTTTCTTGGAACCGGAACCAGCATGGGTGTGCCCACGCTGGGTTGCGATTGCGCGGTGTGCACGTCTGCAGATGTGCGCAACGTGCGGACGCGTTCGTCGATCGCGCTGGAGTACGCGGGACGCGTGGTGCTGATCGATACAGGCCCGGACTTTCGGCAGCAGATGCTGCGCAGCGGCCTGCGCCAGGTGGATGCGGTGCTGTACACGCATGGGCATGCCGACCACGTGCTTGGCTTTGACGACCTGCGGCCGCTTACCTTTGGGCGCGGCGGACCCGTGCCGGTGTATGCCGACGATCCGACCGCCGACGTACTGGAGCGTGTGTTTGAGTACACGTTTCGCAAGGTGGACAAGTATCCGACCAGCGCCAAGGTGGCACTGCACCGGTTGAGTGCGGAGCCGGGCACGGCAGTGTCGCTGTTTGGAGCGTCGTTCGAGCGGATCCCGATGATCCATGGGCGGAACAGCATTGGCGGGTACCGGTTTGGCCAGGCCGCCTACCTGACGGATATGAGCGACTTGCCCGAGGCGAGCTTTGACCGCCTGCACGGGCTGGACGTGGTGGTGCTGGATGCCCTGCGACGCGAGCCGCACCCCAGCCACAGTCACCTGGAAAACAGCGTGCGGATCGCGGAGAAGATCGGCGCGCGGCGCACGTTCTTTACCCACATTGCGCACGAGCTGGACCATGCGGAAGTAGCAGCCGAGTTGCCGCCGCATATTCAGCCGGCATACGACGGGCTGCAACTGGAGTTCGTCATCGCATGA
- a CDS encoding DUF1844 domain-containing protein — MPHARRFYAGKDITVMAEQDKPFVVNDRRKFRMDGELREPAPERTENAESAETPGGPPATAFSAAEPTPEKHADGGKVISFADAAAQHEHTHTDRPRTTEHASEPIPFHSHTVTPEPEPGENASASAGDENLPPPPTAEEMEQVKRAYDSTAERLDTVMRASNPGGEHMPPMDFTRLVQSVYMSAMVQMGAGTPQGEQARVDLMGAKQSIDMLSTIAEKSKGNLDSREQLLIDSALFELRMGFLEITQLLARQAQTRQPGPGGFSGSGGFSGGPGGFGGPGGTTGGGPRIVS; from the coding sequence GTGCCGCATGCACGACGCTTTTACGCCGGGAAGGACATTACCGTCATGGCCGAGCAAGACAAGCCATTTGTTGTGAACGATCGCCGCAAGTTCCGCATGGACGGCGAGTTGCGCGAGCCAGCGCCCGAACGCACGGAGAACGCGGAAAGTGCGGAGACGCCCGGCGGACCGCCGGCGACGGCCTTCTCTGCCGCTGAACCGACGCCGGAAAAGCACGCGGATGGGGGCAAGGTGATCTCGTTTGCAGACGCCGCGGCGCAGCACGAGCACACCCACACGGACCGCCCGCGCACCACCGAGCACGCAAGCGAGCCGATTCCCTTCCATTCGCACACCGTCACGCCGGAGCCGGAACCGGGCGAGAACGCCAGCGCAAGTGCAGGCGACGAGAACCTGCCTCCTCCGCCTACGGCGGAAGAGATGGAGCAGGTGAAGCGCGCCTACGACAGCACCGCCGAGCGGCTGGACACGGTAATGCGCGCCAGCAACCCTGGTGGCGAGCATATGCCGCCCATGGACTTCACGCGGCTGGTGCAGTCCGTGTACATGAGCGCGATGGTGCAGATGGGCGCGGGCACGCCGCAGGGCGAGCAGGCACGCGTAGACCTGATGGGCGCCAAGCAGAGCATCGACATGCTGAGCACGATCGCCGAGAAGTCCAAGGGCAATCTGGACAGCCGCGAGCAGTTGCTGATCGACTCCGCGCTGTTTGAGTTGCGGATGGGATTCCTGGAGATTACGCAGTTGCTGGCGCGGCAGGCGCAGACCCGGCAGCCAGGCCCCGGAGGTTTCAGCGGATCGGGCGGCTTTAGCGGTGGCCCCGGCGGCTTTGGCGGACCCGGTGGAACGACCGGCGGCGGCCCGCGCATCGTTTCCTAG